AAGAAGAGTTTCAAAAAAGTTTTTTAAAGAAAATTGGGATAAAATATAGCTTTAAAGAAGTGAAATTTGAAGATGGTTTTGCTTGCATTTTCTTTGATCAAAACAAGCGAAATTGTAGTATTTACGAATTTCGTCCTAGACAATGTAAGACTTTTCCATTTTGGAAATACTATAAAACACATAAAGAGGAACTACAAAAAGAATGTATAGGGGTTTATTTTTAGGGATATGTTTGTTGTTTTGTGCTTGTGCAAAACATGAATCCATAGCAGGTGTTCAAGATAATAATTTTACAGGACTTTCTTTTAAGCCAAGTAAGGAGTATTATTTTGATCAAGAGATGATGAAAGCGTATGCTTATGAGTTTTCAGGCGAGTATGCTCAAGCTGTAGATATTTATAAAAAGCTCTTTTTAGAGTATGAAAATTCTCTTTTGCTTGAGAGTGCTTTTCTTATCAGTCTTAATAACAACTTGCCATCAAAAAATGAGCTAAATCAAATGGCGAGTAAGTATTGGGATAAGAACTTAAATTTGGCAAGATTGAGTGCTTTTTATTATCTTTCAAATGGAGATTTAAACAAAGCTGAAGCCTTGCTCAATAAAACCTTGATCAAAGAAAAAGACACGAGAACATATGAGCTTTTGGGCGATATTTATGTGCAGAAAAGAGATTTTAATAAGGCTTTAAATTATTATCATCTAGCAAGAAAAAATTTAGAAGCTAATGACTTGCAAGTAGAAAATCTCACGATAAAAATTGCTGAAGTACAAATTTTTTCAGGAAATAAAAACAAAGCCAAACAAGAACTTCAAGCCTATATCAAACAAAATTCTTGCACACCAAAAATTTGTATATTTTTGGCTAAAATGTATAGTGATGAAAATAATATAAAGGGCTTAAAAAACCTTTATATAAAGCTTTATGAAGCAACTTTAGACGAAAAGATTATCTATGGTTTGATTGAAATTTTAATCCAAGAAGAAAACTATCAAGAAGCCTTAAATTTAAGCCTCAAATATGAACTCAATGATGAACTTGTTTTGTTTTTATATCAAGGTTTAAAAAGGATTGATGAAGCCTATATGCTGGCTTTGAAAATTTATAATGAAAAAAAAGATAAAAAATACTTACTTTTAGCGGCTGTGCTTGAGTTTGAAAGAGCCACAGAAAAAAAACAAATCGATGATAAGGTTTTAAAATCAACGATTTTAAAATTTGAAGAGGGTATTGATGAAAATAGTGAGTCAATGTATCTTAATTATTATGGATATTTGTTGATTGATTATGATCTTGACATTAAAAAAGGTATAAAACTCGTTGAAAGAGCCTTAGAGGTAGAGCCTGATAATTTTTACTATATGGATTCTTTGGCTTGGGGGTATTATAAGCTTAAAGATTGCAACAAAGCAAGGGATATTATGCTTCAAACCTTACATGATGAAGAGTTTGCAAATATCAAGGAAACCAAAGATCATGTCAAAGCAATTAGCGAGTGTGTGACAAAATAAATGATACTTGAAGATATTTTCAGACAAAGCAAACAAGATCTTGAACGCACAAAAGAAAAAGTAAGTTTTAAGCACTTGGAAAAAAAATTTGAAGAGCTTAGTTTTAGGAAAAATCCAAAAGATATTTGCACCTTGCTTAGAAAAAATCCTCATAAAATAAATATCATCGCTGAGGTTAAAAAAGCAAGTCCTAGCAAGGGCGTTATAAGAGAGGATTTTAAACCCCTGCAAATTGCTTTAAATTACGCTTCTAACTCAGCTTGTGCTATTTCTGTTTTAACAGAGTCTCATTTTTTTCAAGGAGAGCTTTCTTTTTTGCAAGAAATTCGTAAAAGTGTTGATATTCCTTTACTTAGAAAGGATTTTATTTTTGATTTGTATCAAATTTTACAAAGTGCGGTTTGTGGGGCTGATTTTATTTTGCTTATTGCTAAAATGCTTGATGAAAAGAGCTTGAAAAATTTATTTGAATATGCTAGAAATTTAGGCTTAGAAGTGCTTTTTGAAGTGCATTCAAAAGAAGATTTACAAAAGGCTTTTTTTGCAGGAGCAAATATCATAGGTATAAATCATAGGGATTTGAATGATTTTTCCATGAATATGAGCCTTTGCGAAGAACTTATGCAAGATATCCCCAAGGATAAAATCATCGTTGCTGAAAGTGGGCTTGATGATAGAAATATCCACAAACTTGATGATTTGGGCGTTGATGCCTTTTTGATAGGTGAATATTTAATGAGGGAAAAAGATGAAGGCTTGGCACTTTCAAAGCTTAAGAGGAGGCTTTGATGCAGTATTTATACGCACCTTGGAGATCGCAGTATTTTAGTAAAGAAAAAGATATATGTCCTTTTTGTTTAGATCAAAGAAATTTAAGTAATGAAGAAATGGGAGTGATTTTTAGGGCTAAATTTTGCTTTGGGATCATGAATGCTTATCCTTATTCTCCAGCTCATTTTATGGTTGTTCCTTATTTGCATGAAGAAAATATAGAAAATTTAGACCCACAAACTTGGCAAGAAATGAGTAAATATG
This genomic interval from Campylobacter sp. MIT 99-7217 contains the following:
- the trpC gene encoding indole-3-glycerol phosphate synthase TrpC, which encodes MILEDIFRQSKQDLERTKEKVSFKHLEKKFEELSFRKNPKDICTLLRKNPHKINIIAEVKKASPSKGVIREDFKPLQIALNYASNSACAISVLTESHFFQGELSFLQEIRKSVDIPLLRKDFIFDLYQILQSAVCGADFILLIAKMLDEKSLKNLFEYARNLGLEVLFEVHSKEDLQKAFFAGANIIGINHRDLNDFSMNMSLCEELMQDIPKDKIIVAESGLDDRNIHKLDDLGVDAFLIGEYLMREKDEGLALSKLKRRL
- a CDS encoding tetratricopeptide repeat protein — its product is MYRGLFLGICLLFCACAKHESIAGVQDNNFTGLSFKPSKEYYFDQEMMKAYAYEFSGEYAQAVDIYKKLFLEYENSLLLESAFLISLNNNLPSKNELNQMASKYWDKNLNLARLSAFYYLSNGDLNKAEALLNKTLIKEKDTRTYELLGDIYVQKRDFNKALNYYHLARKNLEANDLQVENLTIKIAEVQIFSGNKNKAKQELQAYIKQNSCTPKICIFLAKMYSDENNIKGLKNLYIKLYEATLDEKIIYGLIEILIQEENYQEALNLSLKYELNDELVLFLYQGLKRIDEAYMLALKIYNEKKDKKYLLLAAVLEFERATEKKQIDDKVLKSTILKFEEGIDENSESMYLNYYGYLLIDYDLDIKKGIKLVERALEVEPDNFYYMDSLAWGYYKLKDCNKARDIMLQTLHDEEFANIKETKDHVKAISECVTK
- a CDS encoding HIT domain-containing protein translates to MQYLYAPWRSQYFSKEKDICPFCLDQRNLSNEEMGVIFRAKFCFGIMNAYPYSPAHFMVVPYLHEENIENLDPQTWQEMSKYVQKGVQILKEQVHAKGVNIGMNLGEQAGAGIAKHCHYHLVPRWFGDTNFITTIADTRVCGRDLNEIYKKLCFAFGDL
- a CDS encoding YkgJ family cysteine cluster protein, giving the protein MIKNEDFDYAFDESACKACGGKCCTGESGYIFADEEELEKIRIFLNLEKEEFQKSFLKKIGIKYSFKEVKFEDGFACIFFDQNKRNCSIYEFRPRQCKTFPFWKYYKTHKEELQKECIGVYF